The following proteins are encoded in a genomic region of Cryptococcus neoformans var. neoformans JEC21 chromosome 2 sequence:
- a CDS encoding carboxypeptidase s precursor, putative, giving the protein MSEQKQSSALPLPIQSSTPYRPSWKPRILLGILFLLATAINFGPSLSSVSEGENGRLDPSSYKFHDDLTTRFDIEQLKNWATCPQQPKPIYPNMTWEMTEEERNRSIEHYAQAVRIPTQSYDDNEEPDEDPRWKPFFIFQDWLKETYPLAHEKATIEYINRLGILATFKGSDPTLKPLLLMSHYDVVPAPESTYDRWTYPPFSGHNDGTYIWGRGAADDKPLLVAQWEAITHLLENGFTPRRTIILSHGNDEEEVFARRGQGQIAPLLEKRYGKDGLLMVIDEGSGTEDDYYGSAFALPAMGEKGYMDITITVGTAGGHSSVPPEHTGIGIMSRLLTSLEDNPFPTKLTPASPYLTALMCAAKHGSSFPSSLSSLLSSEGPTSYPKLAKALAKTSLLERALLGTTTAVDVVHGGVKVNALPELVTAMVNFRIDFSESLNSTKEHVKYLASQVAEKSGLELSAFDGRDVGELNGKFVKVEVMGLPLEPAPRTPTEGGVWELFAGTVKAAIPGPDGEERFVTPFASTGNTDCKMYYNLTKNVYRFMGTSFTGSENAHTVDEKGSIAGHLQIVKWIHAIVQNADAYTGEE; this is encoded by the exons ATGTCCGAACAGAAACAGAGCTCCGCTCTCCCTCTACCTATCCAGTCATCTACACCCTACCGTCCCTCCTGGAAGCCCCGCATCTTGCTGGGTATTCTATTTCTCCTCGCAACCGCTATCAACTTTGGTCCATCCTTATCTTCAGTTTCTGAGGGAGAAAACGGTCGCTTGGATCCGTCATCCTACAAATTCCATGATGATTTGACCACTCGCTTTGATATCGAGCAACTAAAAAACTGGGCCACATGTCCCCAGCAACCCAAGCCTATCTATCCCAACATGACTTGGGAGAtgacggaggaggaaagaaataGGTCGATTGAGCATTATGCCCAGGCAGTG CGAATCCCTACTCAGAGTTACGATGATAATGAAGAACCCGATGAGGATCCCAGGTGGAAACCGTTCTTCATATTCCAAGACTGGTTGAAGGAGACGTATCCCCTTGC GCATGAAAAGGCCACTATCGAGTACATCAACA GGCTCGGTATCTTGGCTACTTTCAAGGGTTCCGATCCGACTCTCAAGCCCCTTTTGTT GATGTCTCACTACGATGTAGTCCCCGCCCCCGAATCCACATACGACAGGTGGACTTATCCACCCTTCTCGGGTCACAACGACGGGACTTACATCTGGGGCAGAGGGGCTGCTGACGACAAACCTCTTCTCGTTGCTCAAT GGGAAGCAATTACTCATTTGTTAGAGAACGGATTTACTCCTCGTAGAACCATTATCCTCTCCCATGGAaacgacgaggaagaggtatTCGCTCGTCGAGGACAAGGACAGATTGCTCCCTTACTTGAGAAACGCTACGGTAAAGATGGCTTGCTGATGGTTATCGATGAAGGAAGTGGTactgaagatgat TACTATGGTTCGGCCTTTGCTTTGCCTGCTATGGGTGAGAAAGGCTATATGGACATCACA ATTACCGTTGGTACTGCCGGTGGT CACTCTTCCGTCCCACCCGAGCACACTGGTATTGGAATCATGTCCCGGTTGTTGACTTCCTTAGAAGACAACCCTTTCCCTACCAAG CTCACTCCCGCTTCTCCTTACCTTACCGCTCTCATGTGCGCTGCCAAACACggctcttctttcccttcttccctctcctctctcctctcttccgaAGGTCCTACTTCTTATCCTAAACTGGCTAAAGCGCTCGCCAAAACTTCCCTCCTCGAGCGTGCCTTGCTAGGGACCACTACCGCAGTTGACGTCGTGCATGGCGGCGTCAAAGTCAATGCTTTGCCTGAACTTGTCACCGCGATGGTCAACTTCCGTATCGATTTCTCTGAGAGTCTCAACTCGACCAAGGAACATGTCAAATATCTCGCTTCTCAAGTGGCTGAGAAGAGTGGTCTAGAACTGTCAGCGTTTGATGGGAGGGACGTGGGCGAGTTAAACGGTAAATTTGTCAAGGTTGAGGTAATGGGATTGCCTCTCGAACCTGCTCCAAGGACTCCAACTGAAGGTGGGGTCTGGGAGTTGTTTGCTGGGACAGTCAAGGCTGCGATCCCAGGTCCCGATGGCGAGGAGCGTTTTGTTACTCCCTTCGCTTCAAC GGGCAATACTGACTGCAAAATGTACTATAACCTCACCAAGAACGTCTACCGCTTCATGGGTACCAGTTTTACTGGAAGTGAAAATGCT CACACTGTCGATGAAAAGGGCTCTATTGCAGGACACCTTCAAATTGTTAAGTGGATCCACGCCATTGTCCAAAATGCTGATGCCTACACTGGCGAGGAATGA
- a CDS encoding DNA unwinding-related protein, putative — protein MSSPPSNFNFPSSSAPMGSLRHSSPPGNRPIVDPLAFENVHGLAGSLPGARNGDVDGSEAEEEGAVQGGRGRRQGRRGLDFDAIPRVKDTTGEKVMESFILFLENYTESIAFPETPGSVVPPPTGDESKYYVEQVHLMKIDERTTLYVDFGHLLEREEILARAIQSQYYRFLPYLRRAVQFLVRRYEPTWLYMSTSVNASETIPSSSLTIREFNVAFYNLPLTSGIRDLRMDKIGQLMSISGTVTRTSEVRPELVSGTFVCDNCKTAIHDVEQQFKYTEPIMCQNSTCSNRNQWQLNIEQSKFSDWQKVRIQENANEIPTGSMPRSLDVILRSEIVERAKAGDKCTFTGTFIVVPDVSQLGLPGVNAEMMREAKGGRGDGGPASQGVTGLKALGVRDLQYKTAFLACMVQNADSRAGVTDVRGEVEDGQEDRESFLRSLTSQELDELRGMLNSDNIYQSLVQSIAPTVYGHEIVKKGILLQLMGGVHKQTQEGIHLRGDINVCIVGDPSTSKSQFLKYVCGFLPRAVYTSGKASSAAGLTAAVVRDEESGEFTIEAGALMLADNGICAIDEFDKMDIADQVAIHEAMEQQTISIAKAGIQATLNARTSILAAANPVGGRYNRKMSLRQNVAMSAPIMSRFDLFFVVLDECNENVDLHIAQHIVNVHRFRDDAIAPEFSTEALQRYIRYARTFSPKLTPAASAVLVEKYRSLRQDEGGPGKSSFRITVRQLESMIRLSEAIARANCQHEITPAIVREAYSLLRQSIIHVEQDDISFDDEDEGNGLNGPDGPGGDDGMDEDPQLSSADLAALDEAESSYQRTSSAQQQEQQARETSVATTQPSKRKMRITYNQYMEIMNLCVLYLSEVERDSGTGVDREELIQWYLEQKENDFESEEDMEYEREVIGKALTKLAKDSYLLEIRGDVREGLVPSSELESSAGDGNKVYYLVHPQVDLSDLSSSIPA, from the exons ATGTCCTCGCCACCATCCAACTTCAActtcccctcttcttcagctccCATGGGCTCCCTTCgccattcttctccacccgGTAATAGACCCATTGTCGACCCTCTCGCTTTCGAAAACGTGCACGGCCTCGCCGGTTCTCTGCCCGGCGCTCGTAATGGTGATGTTGACGGCTCCgaggctgaagaggaaggcgcCGTCCAGGGCGGACGTGGAAGGAGACAAGGTAGAAGGGGGCTTGATTTTGATGCCATCCCCAGAGTGAAGGACACCACGGGTGAAAAAGTGATGGAAAGTTTCATCCTGTTCTTGGAAAA CTATACAGAAAGCATCGCTTTCCCAGAAACTCCTGGGTCTGTCGTACCACCACCTACAGGGGATGAGTCAAAATACTATGTTGAGCAGGTTCATCTGATGAAGATAGATGAGAGGACCACTCTTTACGTCGACTTTGGCCATCTTCTCGAACGTGAAGAAATTCTCGCTCGAGCTATCCAATCCCAGTATTACCG ATTCCTTCCTTATCTTCGGCGGGCGGTTCAGTTTCTTGTGCGTCGTTATGAGCCCACTTGGCTTTATATGTCAACATCTGTCAATGCAAGCGAGACCATTCCTAGCTCTTCCCTTACTATTCGAGAATTCAACGTTGCTTTCTACAACCTCCCTCTCACATCGGGTATCCGTGACTTGAGGATGGACAAGATCGGTCAGTTGATGAGCATCAGTGGTACTGTCACCAGGACATCAGAGGTCAGACCAGAACTGGTTAGCGGTACATTCGTATGTGATAACTGCAAGACAGCTATCCATGATGTGGAACAGCAGTTCAAGTACACCGAG CCTATCATGTGTCAAAACTCAACCTGCAGTAACCGTAACCAATGGCAACTTAACATTGAACAATCAAAATTTTCCGACTGGCAAAAAGTCCGTATTCAAGAAAACGCCAACGAAATTCCCACCGGTAGTATGCCTCGATCACTCGACGTTATTCTCCGTTCAGAAATTGTCGAGCGAGCCAAGGCTGGTGACAAATGTACCTTTACTGGTACCTTCATTGTTGTTCCCGATGTTTCGCAGCTTGGTCTTCCTGGGGTGAATGCGGAGATGATGCGAGAAGCGAAAGGTGGCCGAGGCGATGGTGGACCGGCGAGCCAGGGTGTAACAGGTTTGAAGGCGTTGGGTGTAAGGGACTTACAGTATAAGACTGCGTTCTTGGCTTGCATGGTTCAAAATGCTGACTCCAGA GCTGGTGTTACAGACGTGCGAGGTGAAGTTGAAGACGGCCAAGAAGACCGAGAATCGTTCCTTCGTTCACTTACTTCCCAGGAACTCGACGAGTTGCGAGGCATGCTCAACTCTGATAACATCTACCAAAGTCTTGTCCAGAGTATTGCACCTACCGTCTATGGTCATGAGATTGTCAAGAAGGgtatccttctccaacttaTGGGCGGTGTGCACAAGCAAACACAAGAAGGCATCCATCTCCGTGGAGATATCAACGTGTGCATCGTCGGTGATCCCTCTACCAGTAAATCTCAGTTCCTCAAATACGTTTGCGGTTTCCTCCCTCGTGCGGTCTACACATCCGGTAAAGCCTCCTCAGCTGCTGGTCTTACGGCCGCCGTCGTCCGAGATGAAGAGTCTGGCGAGTTTACCATCGAGGCTGGTGCGCTCATGTTGGCCGACAATGGTATCTGCGCTATCGATGAATTCGACAAGATGGACATTGCCGACCAAGTCGCTATTCACGAAGCCATGGAACAACAAACCATCTCTATCGCCAAGGCTGGTATTCAAGCCACCCTCAACGCCCGTACCTCCATCCTCGCCGCTGCCAACCCTGTTGGCGGACGATACAATCGTAAAATGAGCTTGCGTCAGAACGTTGCCATGTCAGCGCCTATCATGTCTAGGTTCGACTTGTTCTTTGTCGTATTGGACGAGTGTAACGAAAATGTCGATTTGCACATCGCTCAGCACATCGTGAATGTGCATAGATTCAGGGATGATGCCATTGCTCCAGAATTCAGCACCGAAGCGCTCCAGAGGTATATTCGATACGCCAGGACTTTTAGTCCAAAG TTGACTCCTGCTGCCAGCGCTGTTCTAGTCGAAAAGTACCGCTCCTTACGTCAGGATGAAGGTGGTCCCGGCAAGTCGTCTTTCCGAATCACTGTCCGTCAGCTAGAAAGCATGATCCGACTATCCGAAGCTATCGCCCGAGCAAACTGTCAACACGAAATCACCCCAGCCATCGTGCGCGAAGCCTATTCTCTTTTGAGACAATCTATCATTCACGTTGAGCAGGACGACATTTCTttcgatgatgaggatgagggcaATGGACTTAATGGACCTGATGGACctggtggtgatgatggtaTGGATGAGGACCCTCAACTGAGTTCGGCGGACCTTGCGGCGTTGGATGAGGCAGAATCAAGTTATCAAAGAACATCCTCTGCTCAGCAACAAGAGCAACAAGCGCGTGAAACCAGCGTTGCTACTACTCAACCgtcgaagaggaagatgcgaATCACTT ATAACCAATACATGGAAATAATGAACCTCTGTGTTCTTTATCTCTCCGAGGTTGAACGGGATAGCGGTACTGGGGTTGATCGAGAGGAGTTGATACAATGGTATCTCGaacagaaggagaatgacTTCGAATcagaggaggatatggagTATGAGAGGGAAGTGATAGGGAAGGCCTTAACTAAGCTCGCCAAG GACTCGTACTTGTTAGAAATTCGAGGAGATGTCAGAGAAGGACTGGTTCCTTCGAGCGAATTGGAGTCTTCTGCTGGGGATGGCAACAAGGTCTACTATCTTGTTC ATCCCCAAGTCGATTTGTCAGActtgtcttcctccattCCCGCATAA
- a CDS encoding expressed protein, which yields MRPAVLRTVIRSLPRATAPLAARPVLVRFLSSTLPALKKNKGQNTKTAKQKLRITEDDQAGATDDQGAGEVVIEEVVSKAKAKMEKSVHWAKAVLFEGVERGRGRVSPALLDSVRVSLPDTPGTLHLNALASVTTKGNALFVEVWDTASLKQVESAIHAANLPGISPQRMAGTTLKIPIARPTVEQRAEILRQLAETVEAAKTQIRVARTDGFKALGGRKANGTDEVQKVVDEMCKDLDGQLALAKKEFEKP from the exons ATGAGACCAGCAGTACTCAGAACAGTAATCAGATCGCTCCCGAGGGCCACCGCTCCCCTCGCTGCCCGCCCCGTTCTCGTAcgtttcctctcctccactctcCCTGCtctcaagaagaacaaaggCCAGAATACAAAGACTGCCAAACAAAAACTCCGGATCACAGAGGATGACCAGGCTGGTGCGACGGATGATCAAGGTGCGGGTGAAGTTGTGattgaggaggtggtgAGCAAGGCTAAggcaaagatggaaaagtCGGTTCACTGGGCCAAGGCCGTCTTGTTTGAAGGTgtggagagagggaggggaCGAGTTAGCCCTG CCCTTTTGGACTCCGTTAGGGTGTCTTTACCCGACACACCCGGAACATTGCATTTGAATGCCTTGGCATCTGTGACAACTAAAGGCAACGCTTTGTTCGTCGAGGTCTGGGATACTGCT TCTTTGAAACAGGTGGAATCAGCCATCCACGCTGCCAACCTTCCTGGAATCTCGCCTCAGAGAATGGCTGGGACAACCCTCAAAATTCCCATTGCTCG CCCCACTGTCGAACAGCGTGCTGAAATTTTGCGTCAGTTAGCTGAGACTGTCGAAGCAGCGAAGACTCAAATCCGTGTGGCTCGAACTGACGGTTTCAAGGCCTTGGGCGGAAGAAAAGCGAACGGCACTGATGAAGTGCAGAAGGTTGTGGACGAGATGTGCAAAGACCTTGACGGACAGTTGGCGttggcaaagaaggagtTTGAAAAGCCTTGA